In Streptomyces violaceusniger Tu 4113, one DNA window encodes the following:
- a CDS encoding sensor histidine kinase encodes MWSAWSGRSGTDGVDDPDERWLTAVLHIAFFLLLGSSLVRYLIRDTGTPPNGWVIALFVAFGALYLPGRWPAPAPSPGGRPSGRYLVWLTAVLAAWVALLVLAPSAAWCAMPLFFTGLHTLPTRFAVPLAAVLTALVVTSKLRFMHDGFDPNALIAPPAIAAVAAAVLIHLRRQSARQRVLIDDLVRTRRDLAATERRAGILAERQRLSSEIHDTLAQGLSSQRMLLQAADRTWETDPEAARGHMRDAAEIVSRSLAEARRFVQDLAPADLAERSLAQALGALAERESGAGQTVDFHLDGPLGPLPERVAAALLRIAQGALANVREHAGASRAALTLTCMGDQICLDIADDGRGFDTDAVPAPGADRSRGHGLRAMRVRVRQLGGTLTVESAPGEGTVVSAAIPVEPLPALVPDRPVEATA; translated from the coding sequence ATGTGGTCGGCATGGTCCGGGCGGTCCGGGACCGACGGCGTGGACGATCCGGATGAGCGGTGGCTGACGGCGGTCCTGCACATCGCGTTCTTCCTGCTGCTGGGCTCCTCGCTGGTCCGCTATCTGATCCGGGACACCGGCACCCCGCCGAACGGCTGGGTCATCGCCCTCTTCGTGGCCTTCGGCGCGCTCTATCTGCCCGGCCGGTGGCCGGCGCCCGCGCCCAGCCCCGGTGGCCGGCCCTCCGGCCGCTATCTGGTCTGGCTGACAGCGGTGCTGGCCGCATGGGTCGCGCTGCTGGTCCTGGCGCCGAGCGCCGCATGGTGCGCCATGCCGCTCTTCTTCACCGGTCTGCACACGCTGCCCACCCGGTTCGCGGTGCCCTTGGCCGCCGTGCTCACCGCGCTCGTCGTCACCTCGAAACTGCGGTTCATGCACGACGGCTTCGACCCCAACGCGCTGATCGCGCCGCCCGCCATCGCCGCCGTGGCCGCCGCCGTCCTCATTCATCTGCGGCGCCAGTCGGCGCGGCAGCGGGTGCTGATCGACGATCTGGTCCGCACCCGTCGCGATCTGGCCGCGACCGAGCGGCGGGCCGGAATCCTGGCCGAGCGTCAGCGGCTGTCCTCGGAGATCCATGACACCCTCGCCCAGGGCCTGTCCAGCCAGCGGATGCTGCTGCAGGCCGCCGACCGCACCTGGGAGACGGATCCGGAGGCGGCCCGAGGCCATATGCGCGACGCGGCGGAGATCGTCTCCCGCAGCCTCGCCGAGGCCCGCCGGTTCGTCCAGGACCTGGCCCCGGCCGACCTCGCCGAGCGCTCCCTGGCCCAGGCGCTCGGCGCGCTCGCCGAGCGGGAGAGCGGCGCGGGGCAGACGGTGGACTTCCACCTCGACGGCCCCCTCGGGCCGCTGCCCGAGCGGGTGGCGGCGGCACTGCTGCGCATCGCCCAGGGCGCGCTGGCCAATGTGCGGGAGCACGCCGGGGCGAGCCGGGCCGCGCTCACCCTGACCTGTATGGGCGACCAGATCTGTCTGGACATCGCCGATGACGGCCGCGGCTTCGACACCGACGCCGTCCCCGCGCCAGGAGCGGACCGGTCGCGCGGACACGGGCTGCGGGCGATGCGGGTCCGCGTACGGCAACTGGGCGGCACGCTCACCGTCGAATCCGCACCGGGCGAGGGGACCGTCGTCTCGGCCGCGATCCCCGTCGAGCCCCTTCCCGCCCTCGTCCCCGACCGTCCCGTGGAGGCCACGGCATGA
- a CDS encoding class I SAM-dependent methyltransferase has product MPAKNLGVNRSALGHRVSYALRHPQRVPRHLFRATRDAWLRYRYPDHVAYYRAVMRSDTRTSPEAAVGSRSHERWLALGAMQFDYLLDHGLRPEHRMLEIGCGNLRAGWRFIGHLQPGHYYGVDISPEILAAAQDTLVREGLQGRRPTLTPVRDLTLRFLPDAHFDVVHAHSVFSHSPLPVIEECLAHVGRVMAPGGWFDFTFDRTEGVEHQVLREDFYYRTETLIALAEKHGLAARFMTDWEELPHGQSKIRITHREAAQTS; this is encoded by the coding sequence ATGCCCGCCAAGAACCTCGGCGTCAACCGCTCCGCCCTCGGCCACCGGGTCTCCTACGCACTGCGCCACCCGCAGCGCGTACCGCGCCACCTGTTCCGTGCCACCCGGGACGCCTGGCTGCGCTACCGCTACCCCGACCACGTCGCGTACTACCGCGCGGTGATGCGGTCCGACACCCGCACCAGCCCGGAAGCGGCGGTCGGCAGCCGCAGCCATGAGCGGTGGCTGGCGCTGGGCGCGATGCAGTTCGACTATCTCCTGGACCACGGTCTGCGGCCGGAACACCGGATGCTGGAGATCGGCTGCGGCAATCTACGGGCGGGCTGGCGGTTCATCGGCCATCTGCAGCCGGGCCACTACTACGGCGTCGACATCTCGCCCGAGATCCTCGCGGCCGCACAGGACACATTGGTGCGCGAGGGGCTGCAGGGCCGCCGTCCCACCCTCACCCCGGTCCGCGATCTGACGCTGCGTTTCCTGCCCGACGCCCACTTCGACGTGGTGCACGCGCACAGTGTCTTCTCGCACTCGCCGCTGCCCGTCATCGAGGAGTGCCTGGCCCATGTCGGCCGCGTCATGGCGCCCGGCGGCTGGTTCGACTTCACCTTCGACCGCACCGAGGGCGTCGAACACCAGGTGCTGCGGGAGGACTTCTACTACCGCACCGAGACGCTCATCGCGCTGGCGGAGAAACACGGTCTGGCGGCCCGGTTCATGACGGACTGGGAGGAGCTGCCGCACGGCCAGTCGAAGATCCGTATCACCCACCGCGAGGCCGCTCAGACGTCCTGA
- the tgmA gene encoding putative ATP-grasp-modified RiPP, whose amino-acid sequence MQPFVLKHAIPAERSSVSVTYAYDAALQLNVLSDGRPAIADRAVLLATGTTTSTAGSKTHFDD is encoded by the coding sequence ATGCAGCCCTTCGTACTGAAGCACGCAATCCCTGCCGAGCGGTCGTCGGTCAGCGTTACCTACGCCTATGACGCCGCCCTGCAGTTGAATGTCCTCTCCGACGGGCGTCCGGCCATCGCCGACCGTGCGGTGCTGCTGGCCACCGGCACCACCACGTCCACAGCGGGTTCGAAGACGCACTTCGACGACTGA